Proteins encoded by one window of Lycium barbarum isolate Lr01 chromosome 11, ASM1917538v2, whole genome shotgun sequence:
- the LOC132618703 gene encoding transcriptional regulator STERILE APETALA-like, producing the protein MSSSTSEQVGDGGNGRGGGSSSRRQRRGGGGNGVWPEPFLEALASQMAIDTSRSIGRLAAAQALSNIFQVCSTWRAVSRSDLLWQNLTRQIWNRHHLLRQTWHDEYIYWHQTSNNFHQHRYTYHTLHFTPTNNNNNNDGLSCRRLALSDHHLAAGFSDGSVQLFHIPTRVHLSTFHPQQRDRLGRYSRAVSGIILTDEKVVFASLDGDIHVAVIAGAEAPPHRAHLGDVVNDGALVDFTGCDRWWVGLYAGVPDRPFHIWNSETEEVIFVNGDLTDPEAVRGWHLLTELTELVGRVRVTTQDTAVACTGPRLVVIDLRNQGMILRERSFQRGLIVGSFDATNESLMVVDGRGVSTVLRVENLEEVCRFNVRGASQRGVSGCLNNSGYGVMCVGGVVRVWDVERGVYLYSLRERIGEVNAMHADERHIVACSSDGTIHLWDFGAQ; encoded by the exons ATGTCGTCATCAACTTCAGAACAAGTTGGAGATGGAGGTAATGGCCGTGGAGGAGGTTCTTCATCTCGGAGACAACGTAGAGGTGGTGGCGGAAATGGTGTTTGGCCGGAGCCATTCTTGGAAGCTTTGGCCTCACAAATGGCCATTGATACTTCCCGTTCCATTGGTCGTCTTGCTGCTGCTCAAGCACTCTCTAATATTTTCCAG GTTTGTTCAACATGGAGAGCAGTGTCACGTTCCGATCTTCTCTGGCAAAACTTAACACGCCAAATATGGAACCGCCACCACCTTCTTCGTCAAACATGGCACGACGAATACATTTACTGGCACCAAACTTCCAACAACTTCCACCAACATAGATACACTTACCACACTCTTCATTTTACCcccacaaacaacaacaacaacaacgatggTCTTTCTTGTCGTCGTCTTGCATTATCCGATCACCATTTAGCAGCGGGGTTTTCTGACGGTTCGGTTCAGTTGTTTCATATACCAACTAGGGTTCATTTGTCTACATTTCATCCACAACAACGTGACAGGCTTGGGAGATACTCTAGGGCTGTTTCGGGGATTATTTTGACGGATGAGAAGGTTGTGTTTGCTTCATTGGATGGTGATATACATGTAGCAGTTATTGCCGGGGCGGAGGCTCCGCCCCACCGTGCTCATTTAGGAGATGTGGTCAATGATGGCGCGTTGGTGGATTTCACCGGTTGTGATCGGTGGTGGGTTGGTCTCTATGCAG GTGTTCCGGACCGTCCATTTCACATATGGAATAGTGAAACGGAGGAAGTAATCTTCGTCAACGGCGACTTAACCGATCCCGAGGCAGTAAGGGGTTGGCACCTCCTCACCGAGCTAACCGAGCTCGTGGGCCGGGTCCGGGTCACGACCCAAGACACTGCCGTGGCATGCACGGGCCCGCGCCTTGTAGTTATTGACTTACGTAACCAAGGAATGATACTCCGAGAACGATCCTTCCAACGAGGGCTCATTGTGGGATCTTTTGATGCCACGAATGAGTCGCTCATGGTGGTGGACGGTCGGGGTGTCTCGACCGTCCTCAGGGTTGAGAATTTGGAGGAAGTGTGTAGGTTTAACGTGAGGGGAGCATCTCAACGGGGAGTTAGTGGGTGCCTGAATAATAGTGGGTATGGAGTAATGTGTGTTGGAGGGGTTGTTAGGGTTTGGGATGTAGAACGTGGTGTGTATCTTTATAGTTTAAGGGAGAGAATAGGGGAGGTAAATGCCATGCATGCAGATGAAAGGCATATAGTTGCTTGTTCTAGTGATGGTACTATTCATTTGTGGGACTTTGGGGCTCAATAG
- the LOC132617959 gene encoding glucose-6-phosphate 1-dehydrogenase, chloroplastic, with translation MGGQLRLNHCSLSLAATCPSTFHNGTPYFCRKFNTLPFRTHSLNWVCNGIFSRIQPRKHFEVMSSNGFPLNAVSLQDEQLPLTELGNAEDTVSITVIGASGDLAKKKIFPALFALFYEDFLPENFVVFGYSRTKMSDEELRNMISRTLTCRVDQRENCEDKMDHFLQRCFYHSGQYNSEDDFAELDYKLKEKEGCRVSNRLFYLSIPPNIFVDVVRCASLKASSASGWTRVIVEKPFGRDLESSSELTRCLKKYLTEEQIFRIDHYLGKELVENLSVLRFSNLVFEPLWSRNYIRNVQFIFSEDFGTEGRGGYFDNYGIIRDIMQNHLLQILALFAMETPVSMDAEDIRNEKVKVLRSMRPLELENVVLGQYKGHSKGVKSYPAYTDDPTVPKDSITPTFSAAALFIDNARWDGVPFLMKAGKALHTKRAEIRVQFRHVPGNLYKRNFGTDLDKATNELVLRLQPDEAIYLKINNKVPGLGMRLDRSDLNLLYKAKYRGEIPDAYERLLLDAMEGERRLFIRSDELDAAWALFTPLLKELEEKKIAPELYPYGSRGPVGAHYLAAKHNVRWGDLSGEE, from the exons ATGGGTGGGCAGTTGAGATTGAACCATTGTTCTTTATCTTTAGCTGCAACTTGTCCTTCTACTTTCCATAATGGGACACCATATTTCTGCAGAAAGTTTAATACTTTACCATTTAGAACCCATTCACTTAACTGGGTATGTAATGGAATTTTTTCAAGAATTCAACCAAGAAAGCATTTTGAGGTCATGTCCTCAAATGGATTTCCTCTAAATGCAGTGTCTTTGCAGGATG AACAATTGCCTTTGACAGAGTTAGGAAATGCAGAGGACACTGTCAGCATAACTGTTATTGGAGCTTCAGGTGACCTAGCCAAGAAGAAGATTTTTCCAGCTTTATTTGCTCTTTTCTATGAAGATTTTCTGCCTGAG AATTTTGTAGTTTTTGGTTACTCGCGAACAAAAATGAGTGATGAAGAGTTGAGAAACATGATCAGTAGGACCTTAACCTGTAGAGTTGATCAGAG AGAGAATTGCGAGGACAAAATGGACCATTTTCTGCAAAGATGCTTTTATCATTCGGGTCAGTACAATTCTGAGGATGATTTTGCAGAACTGGATTACAAATTAAAGGAAAAGGAG GGTTGTAGGGTTTCAAATAGGTTGTTTTACTTATCAATACCTCCAAATATATTCGTGGATGTGGTGAGATGTGCAAGTCTTAAAGCTTCTTCAGCAAGTGGGTGGACCAGGGTCATTGTTGAGAAACCTTTCGGTCGTGATTTAGAATCATCTAGTGAGCTGACCAGATGCCTAAAGAAGTACCTAACTGAGGAGCAAATTTTCCG AATTGACCATTACTTGGGAAAGGAACTTGTTGAGAATCTCTCGGTTCTTCGTTTCTCAAATCTTGTCTTTGAGCCGCTTTGGTCCAGAAATTACATCCGCAACGTCCAATTTATATTTTCCGAGGATTTTGGTACCGAGGGACGAGGAGG GTACTTTGACAACTACGGCATCATCCGTGATATTATGCAAAATCATCTCCTTCAAATATTAGCATTGTTTGCAATGGAAACACCTGTCAGCATGGATGCTGAGGACATCAGAAATGAAAAG GTTAAAGTTTTAAGGTCAATGAGGCCATTAGAGCTTGAAAATGTTGTTCTTGGCCAGTATAAGGGTCATAGCAAGGGTGTTAAATCATATCCAGCTTACACAGATGATCCAACTGTGCCAAAAGACAGTATCACTCCAACATTTTCTGCTGCTGCACTCTTTATTGATAATGCACGTTGGGACGGGGTTCCTTTCCTCATGAAAGCAGGAAAAGCTCTCCATACTAAGAG GGCAGAGATCAGGGTCCAGTTCAGACATGTTCCCGGAAATTTGTACAAAAGGAACTTTGGAACTGATCTGGATAAGGCAACCAATGAGCTGGTTCTGCGCTTACAACCTGATGAAGCCATATATCTGAAAATTAACAATAAAGTTCCTGGTCTTGGAATGAGACTTGACCGGAGTGACCTCAATCTTCTTTACAAAGCAAA GTATCGAGGTGAAATACCAGATGCATATGAGCGACTTCTCTTAGACGCAATGGAAGGAGAGCGAAGATTGTTCATTAGAAGTGATGAACTTGATGCTGCATGGGCTCTATTTACACCATTGCTGAAGGAGCTGGAAGAAAAGAAGATTGCACCAGAGCTATATCCATATGGCAGTAGGGGGCCAGTAGGAGCACATTATTTAGCTGCAAAGCACAATGTTCGTTGGGGAGATCTATCCGGTGAGGAGTGA